The genomic DNA ATACCAGCCTGGTTTGCCTCATATTTTAAAGTgcatgtgatttctttttctattctacaGTGCCTACTCTGTCATTAATCAACTTCCCATATAAATGCTGGGTCATTAAGACTTTTTTTCCCTTGGTCTGCTTGCTCATCTCTCTGCTAATACTGTGCTGTCCTGAATATTTTCGtttgaaaatcttaaaagtatGTTAGGCAAGCCATCACTCTTTTTTTAGATGACTAAAAATCATTAGACATTTGTCATTTTTACTAGGTATGAAAAAGTAGTTTTTCTTGCCTAAAAAAGCCTGATTTGGGAATTCATATGATTTCATAGGAATAGCATTTGGAAGTGGTGAcattaatgtcattttaaaaaacatgtgcCATATTTCCTCTTATTCCATTCTGCCTTGACATTGtgcaatagaaattttaaaaactgttgtaTTAGTATTATTAAATATCAATTATTGGTTTTATTTACTACTCAATTAAATTTAATAAGCCTATTCTCTCTTGGTGTAATCACATGGAATGGGCTCAACTCCCCAATTAACAAGTGACAGCACATGTAAAATATTGTCTACCAGGGAAACTCATTAAACACTTAGTGTTCAGATTGTGTTTTGGTGTCTAGTTCCCTGAGCACCACTGCGGTGACACAAAATAATATACCTTTAGCAGAAAAAGTTTTGGCAAATATATTGCATAAGCCATTTAGATGCAGTGAGTCATTCTTATTACTTAGGTTGGTGGAGTCCCTTTCAAAATGTAAGTTGCTGATACAAACAAAGATTGAACTTTGTGATCaggcatttttaagaaaaagtagtCTCAGGAGTGATAATATTAACTCACTTATGCACATCAGGTAGGACTTTATTATGACAGATACTAGAAATGTACAAAGTGAAATTAAGAGGTAACCTAGCAGCACATCTTACTCCCTGGATTCTCTAATGAGATGGGTATTTCTCCTTTGCGGGTTGCCTTTTTGAATAGTTCAATTCTAGCATTAGTACTCCTGTGTGGGAGGGAGTATGTGTGAACAGAGTAAGAGTTGTGACAATCAAGTCATAGAATACATGCTTGGAAATTATAGAATCATGTAAACAGCTTATGAATTGAGTATAGATTCCCAGTGCTGTCAGTCTCACCCATCCTTCTATCCACATGTGTGGAATGTTCTAGGACTCGGTGGCTTTTGAGGATGTGGCTGTGAACTTTACCCAGGAGGAATGGGCTTTGCTAAATTCTTCTCAGAAGAATCTCTACAGAGAAGTGATGCAGGAAACCTGCAGGAACCTGGCTTCTGTAGGTAAGAATGACAACACATTTCACTTAATTACAGAAGTATTTCCCTATCGTCAGTGCTATTTATGATTTGGAATGTGGCAAGGGAATGATTTGGTGAATAAATCAGGCATGGGCACTGTGTACGATGAACATTAAATCTAGTAATGTTCCTATAGTTTGTAATAATTCATGATAATTTTGTGGGTCTGCATTTTAGGAAGCAAATGGAAAGACCAGAATATTGAAGATCACTTCGAAAAACCTGGGAAAAATATAAGGTAATTTGCACTGAGCAGAGGAAATAAAGTCCTCTGAAGGAATCTTAGCATGTCATGAacttaaaaacaatcaaaacaaataagagtcacttgaaatttatttatttttagaaaaatttcacCCAAAATGTAACGTACTTCAATGTAGTAGTCAgtgtttggaaaacagtttactTGAAAATAGTACTACAAAACTGTGTATATGAATATTACTATTTTGGTCATAGCCATGCAGGTGGTAGCTGTGTTTTCAGTAGTAACCcatttactttcaaataattcagtcatggcaaaaaaaaaaaaatgcattttccctGGTATTGGTAGCAGTGTAAGTCCAAGACCTATTAATAAGTAGAAAGTTATTAATAAACCAATAATAAtgtgtttgtcattttttttacagaaaacataTGGTACAGAAACTGTGTGAAAGCAAAGAAGGTAGTCAGTATGGAGAAGTTGTCAGCCAAATTCCAAATCTTGATCTGAACGAGAACATTTCTACTGGATTAAAACAATGTGAATGCAGTATTTGTGGAAAAGTCTTTGTACGTCATTCCCTCCTCAATAGGCACATCCTAGCTCACTCTGGATACAAACCATATGGAGAGAAGCAATATAAATGTGAACAGTGTGGGAAATTCTTCGTTTCTGTTCCAGGTGTTAGAAGACACATGATAATGCACAGTGGAAATCCAGCTTATAAATGTACGATATGTGggaaagctttttattttctcaattcaGTTGAAAGACATCAGAGAACTCACACAGGAGaaaaaccctataaatgtaaaCAATGTGGTAAAGCGTTCACTGTTTCCGGTTCTTGTCTAATACATGAACGAACTCACACTGGCGAGAAACCCTACgagtg from Nomascus leucogenys isolate Asia chromosome 5, Asia_NLE_v1, whole genome shotgun sequence includes the following:
- the ZNF669 gene encoding zinc finger protein 669 isoform X1 yields the protein MDSVAFEDVAVNFTQEEWALLNSSQKNLYREVMQETCRNLASVGSKWKDQNIEDHFEKPGKNIRKHMVQKLCESKEGSQYGEVVSQIPNLDLNENISTGLKQCECSICGKVFVRHSLLNRHILAHSGYKPYGEKQYKCEQCGKFFVSVPGVRRHMIMHSGNPAYKCTICGKAFYFLNSVERHQRTHTGEKPYKCKQCGKAFTVSGSCLIHERTHTGEKPYECKECGKTFRFSCSFKTHERTHTGERPYKCTKCDKAFSCSTSLRYHGSIHTGERPYECKQCGKAFSRLSSLCNHRSTHTGEKPYECKQCDQAFSRLSSLHLHERIHTGEKPYECKKCGKAYTRSSHLTRHERSHDIGAGCSDSAYNPSTLGGQGVWIA